In Arachis stenosperma cultivar V10309 chromosome 1, arast.V10309.gnm1.PFL2, whole genome shotgun sequence, one DNA window encodes the following:
- the LOC130983402 gene encoding uncharacterized protein LOC130983402, giving the protein MLGDDDMRVIFHSQARFSDLGALELFARMVDVEGSNRGSAPNLPTGVIEGTSTAVPTGQPVTPLVLSPSFAADLPIPGDDLGDGHSFFQLVVAIGSAPVVDDLEPPIIGDESDGEEDTAVVGGAQTHGSSGTQQYPRHFTTLDLEAMNQAANVDQHHPVIHGERPSVIGMDEFEVGQRFEIKEEAVLTIKSYNIRRGVEYKVFESDQLKYHGKCVQFGNGCNWLIRVTMRQRKGYWEVRKCNGPHKCLLTEISMDHRQLDYHVICASIISLVMADISVSVKVLQNAVSSKFGFKPSYRKVWMGKQKAIAQIYGDWEESYNHILMREHLFYLFLVNLYLIY; this is encoded by the exons ATGTTGGGTGATGACGACATGCGAGTTATATTTCACAGTCAAGCAAGATTTTCCGACTTAGGTGCGCTGGAGTTGTTTGCCAGAATGGTTGACGTGGAGGGCAGCAACAGGGGATCTGCTCCGAATCTGCCCACTGGTGTCATAGAAGGGACTTCCACCGCCGTTCCAACAGGGCAACCGGTGACTCCACTTGTTTTGTCCCCATCTTTTGCTGCTGATTTGCCTATCCCGGGTGATGACTTGGGTGATGGGCATAGCTTCTTCCAGCTTGTAGTTGCGATCGGATCTGCACCTGTAGTGGATG ATTTAGAGCCACCAATTATTGGTGACGAGAGCGACGGCGAAGAGGACACCGCAGTTGTCGGGGGAGCTCAAACCCATGGTAGCAGTGGTACACAGCAGTACCCTCGACACTTCACCACGTTGGACCTTGAAGCAATGAACCAGGCTGCAAATGTAGACCAGCATCACCCTGTGATTCACGGAGAAAGGCCTAGCGTGATTGGCATGGACGAGTTTGAGGTCGGGCAACGATTTGAAATAAAAGAGGAAGCTGTACTGACAATCAAGAGTTATAATATTCGGCGTGGTGTAGAGTATAAAGTGTTTGAGTCCGACCAGTTGAAGTATCATGGGAAGTGTGTCCAGTTCGGGAATGGTTGTAACTGGCTGATCCGTGTCACTATGAGGCAGAGGAAAGGCTATTGGGAAGTCAGAAAGTGCAATGGACCACACAAGTGTCTATTAACTGAGATTTCGATGGATCACAGGCAGCTCGATTACCATGTCATATGTGCCTCGATTATATCATTGGTGATGGCTGATATATCGGTCTCGGTTAAGGTGTTACAGAATGCGGTGTCTTCGAAGTTTGGGTTCAAGCCCAGCTATAGGAAGGTTTGGATGGGCAAGCAGAAGGCAATTGCTCAGATATATGGAGATTGGGAGGAGTCTTACAACCACATACtaatgcgtgagcatcttttctatcttttcctgGTGAATTTGTATctaatttattga
- the LOC130983418 gene encoding uncharacterized protein LOC130983418: MKNRGEAIKKLEFQVGYLSEKMPRPTDSFPSDTEKNPRGEAKKVRWEDCNMVTTNDKETEDKPSKLSEQPEHTLVEKEKKDQQEPEISQQELLRLYAPFPQLLKGAVGKRMYSRFLDSFASLNVNIPFIKVIQQMPVFIKYMKELLPRKSSLKGGQTIVMNKDCSTLIQIQLLAKRKDPGSFHVPCAIGETNFDRALCDLGASINLIPLSLVKRLQINEILPTDVVIRLADKTQKQAVGVVENMLLKVEKYFLPTDFVILDMEESHLHPIILGRPFLATARALIDVEKGELILRIHDEQLSFSVFELSLEKDEEDKESSKVHHEILKEEASTEAQPAHPEIHWVDGQGQQQVPQVKEKLEEPKPPEVCEDINKSSSKKEATRSKKTAPGAKKKVPRGWRNKKIPTEDFSPGDKVISAYFTDIPSNLPTVPS; this comes from the coding sequence ATGAAGAATCGGGGGGAAGCAATCAAGAAGCTGGAATTCCAAGTGGGATATTTGTCTGAGAAGATGCCCAGACCCACTGATAGCTTCCCAAGTGACACGGAGAAGAATCCGAGAGGTGAAGCGaagaaagtaagatgggaagaCTGCAATATGGTCACTACAAATGACAAGGAGACTGAAGACAAGCCAAGCAAGCTGTCAGAACAACCTGAACATACCTTAgtagagaaggagaagaaagacCAACAAGAACCAGAAATCTCACAACAGGAGCTGCTGAGACTATATGCACCATTTCCTCAACTACTAAAGGGTGCTGTGGGAAAGAGAATGTACTCAAGGTTCTTAGACTCATTTGCATCTTTGAATGTGAACATACCATTCATCAAGGTCATTCAGCAAATGCCAGTATTCATCAAGTATATGAAGGAACTACTTCCCAGGAAGAGCTCACTCAAGGGGGGCCAGACTATAGTGATGAACAAGGATTGCAGCACCCTCATTCAAATACAATTGCTTGCGAAAAGaaaagacccagggagttttcatGTCCCTTGTGCTATAGGGGAAACAAATTTTGATAGAGCACTTTGCGatttgggagcaagcatcaacttaataccCCTATCCCTGGTAAAAAGGCTGCAGATCAATGAGATACTACCTACAGATGTAGTCATAAGGCTGGCTGACAAGACTCAAAAGCAAGCAGTAGGAGTGGTGGAAAATATGTTGCTCAAAGTTGAAAAATACTTTCTCCCAACAGACTTTGTCATCCTGGACATGGAAGAGAGTCACCTGCACCCAATCATATTGGGGAGACCATTTCTAGCTACTgctagagcactcatagatgtggaGAAAGGAGAGCTAATATTAAGGATCCATGATGAACAACTGAGCTTCAGTGTTTTCGAACTCTCACTGGAAAAAGATGAAGAGGACAAAGAATCGAGCAAAGTGCATCATGAGATACTAAAGGAAGAAGCAAGCACTGAAGCACAACCAGCTCATCCTGAGATTCACTGGGTTGATGGACAAGGCCAGCAGCAAGTGCCACAGGTCAAGGAAAAATTGGAGGAACCTAAGCCACCAGAAGTTTGTGAGGACATTAACAAAAGCTCATCAAAGAAGGAGGCCACCAGGAGTAAGAAAACAGCACCAGGggcaaagaagaaggtaccAAGGGGGTGGCGGAACAAGAAGATTCCTACGGAAGATTTCTCTCCAGGGGATAAAGTAATCTCAGCCTACTTCACAGATATCCCCTCTAATCTCCCCACTGTACCATCTTAG